The following are encoded in a window of Castanea sativa cultivar Marrone di Chiusa Pesio chromosome 5, ASM4071231v1 genomic DNA:
- the LOC142636601 gene encoding phytochrome E isoform X2 — MGPGSGEKGTATFSSSAASNIMKPNINNNKDKRDKAIAHYNADAGLLAEFEQSGVSGKSFNYSRSVLHGPQSVPEQQITAYLTKIQRGGNIQPFGCMLAIEEPTFRIISYSENCFQLLGLTLDTQFESKQLKGLIGTDARTLFTPSSGASLTKAASSREISLLNPVWVYSRSTQKPFYAILHRIDVGIVIDLEPAQSGDPVLSLAGAVQSQKLAVRAISRLQSLPGGDIGVLCDTVVEDVQKLTGYDRVMAYKFHDDDHGEVVSEIRRSDLDSYLGLHYPATDIPQAARFLFKQNRVRMICDCHAKSVRIIQSEELKQPLCLVNSTLRSPHECHTQFMDNMGSIASLVMAIIINGNDSSKLWGLVVCHHTSARYVPFPLRYACEFLMQAFGLQLYMELQLASQLAEKKILRTQTLLCDMLLRDAPFSIVTQSPSIMDLVKCDGAALYYGRKCWLLGVTPTESQVKDIAEWLLTNHGDSTGLSTDSLADAGYPGAASLGDEVCGMATARITSKDFLFWFRSHTAKEVKWGGAKHHPEEKDDCRKMNPRLSFNAFLEVVKSRSLPWEVSEINAIHSLQLIMRDSFQDMEDSDSKALKFIQQNDAEMQGIDELSSVACEMVRLIETATAPIFGVDSAGLINGWNLKIAEMTGLQTSDAIGKSLANEVVYEDSCRMVENLLSRALQGEEDKNIELKLKNFRSGQQMSVVYIMANACTSRDYENNAVGVCFVGQDITSEKVVREKFIRLQGDYKAIIQSLNPLIPPIFASDENACCCEWNPAMEKLTGWPRDEVMGKMLPGEIFDGFCQLKDQDTLTKFMILLYRGISGQETEKFPFGFFDRNGKFVEVFLTANKRTDAGGNVIGCFCFLQIVVPDLQQALEGRRPEDKECFLKSKELAYIRQEMKNPLNGIRFTHSLLKTTAVSEHQKQFLDTSDACERQIMTLIDDIDFRSVEEGSLQLNMEDFLLGNVLDAIVSQVMILLRERNLQLFHEIPEEIKTLFLYGDQIRLQLVLSDFLLNVVHHAPSQEGWVEIKISPGLKVIQDGNEFIRLQFRMTHPGQGLPSALIQDMFEGGNQCSTQEGLALNLSRKLLNGMNGQVRYVREHSHCYFLIDLELKTSKERQKRLTDS, encoded by the exons atgggtCCAGGAAGTGGAGAAAAAGGCACAGCAACCTTTTCATCTTCAGCTGCAAGCAACATCATGAAGCcaaacattaacaacaacaaggATAAAAGAGACAAAGCAATTGCTCATTACAATGCTGATGCTGGGCTGTTGGCTGAGTTTGAGCAGTCTGGTGTGTCTGGTAAGTCCTTCAACTACTCAAGATCAGTATTGCATGGTCCACAATCTGTGCCTGAACAACAAATAACTGCTTATCTCACAAAAATCCAAAGGGGTGGTAATATTCAGCCCTTTGGTTGTATGCTTGCAATTGAAGAACCCACTTTTAGAATTATCAGTTATAGTGAGAACTGCTTTCAGTTGTTGGGTTTAACTTTAGACACTCAATTTGAGTCAAAACAGTTAAAGGGTCTGATTGGAACCGATGCTAGAACCTTGTTTACGCCTTCTTCTGGAGCTTCTCTGACGAAAGCTGCCTCTTCTAGGGAGATTTCTCTGTTAAACCCGGTTTGGGTTTACTCCAGGAGTACCCAGAAGCCATTTTATGCTATATTGCATAGAATTGATGTGGGGATTGTGATTGACTTGGAGCCTGCACAGTCTGGTGATCCTGTATTGTCCCTTGCAGGGGCAGTGCAGTCACAGAAACTGGCGGTTCGGGCGATTTCTAGGCTGCAGTCACTCCCTGGGGGAGATATTGGTGTGTTATGTGATACAGTTGTGGAGGATGTTCAAAAGCTCACTGGGTATGACAGGGTTATGGCTTATAAGTTCCATGATGATGATCATGGTGAAGTTGTGTCTGAAATCAGAAGGTCGGATTTAGATTCCTACTTGGGTTTACATTATCCTGCTACGGATATCCCTCAAGCTGCCCGCTTCTTATTCAAGCAGAATCGAGTAAGGATGATTTGTGATTGCCATGCAAAATCTGTAAGGATCATTCAGAGTGAAGAACTAAAGCAGCCTCTTTGCTTGGTCAATTCAACTCTTCGTTCCCCACATGAATGCCACACGCAATTTATGGATAATATGGGCTCTATTGCCTCATTGGTAATGGCAATTATCATCAATGGTAATGATTCATCGAAGCTTTGGGGATTGGTAGTGTGCCACCACACCTCCGCCCGCTATGTCCCTTTCCCCCTTCGGTATGCTTGTGAGTTCCTTATGCAGGCATTTGGGCTTCAGCTATACATGGAGCTTCAACTGGCATCACAATTGGCAGAGAAGAAAATTCTCCGAACACAAACCTTACTATGTGACATGCTCCTCCGGGATGCTCCATTTAGTATTGTGACACAATCTCCTAGTATCATGGATCTTGTTAAGTGTGATGGGGCTGCATTGTACTATGGCAGGAAATGTTGGTTATTGGGTGTTACTCCAACTGAATCACAGGTGAAAGATATTGCAGAGTGGCTGCTCACTAATCATGGGGATTCTACCGGGTTGAGCACAGATAGTTTGGCCGATGCTGGTTACCCAGGTGCTGCTTCACTGGGTGATGAAGTTTGTGGCATGGCTACTGCAAGAATCACTTCAAAGGATTTCTTGTTCTGGTTCAGGTCTCACACTGCAAAGGAAGTAAAATGGGGAGGAGCCAAGCATCATCCAGAGGAAAAAGATGATTGCAGAAAAATGAACCCAAGATTATCGTTTAATGCTTTTCTTGAAGTAGTAAAAAGTAGAAGCTTGCCTTGGGAGGTTTCAGAAATTAATGCAATTCATTCTTTGCAGCTTATTATGAGAGACTCATTTCAGGATATGGAGGACAGCGATTCTAAGGCATTGAAGTTCATTCAGCAGAATGATGCTGAGATGCAGGGGATAGATGAACTCAGTTCAGTGGCATGTGAAATGGTCAGATTGATTGAAACAGCAACAGCTCCAATTTTTGGGGTTGATTCAGCCGGTCTCATTAATGGATGGAATCTAAAAATTGCTGAAATGACAGGATTACAAACTAGTGATGCTATAGGGAAGTCCCTGGCCAATGAAGTGGTTTATGAGGACTCATGCAGAATGGTTGAAAATCTTCTATCCAGAGCTTTGCAAG GTGAGGAGGACAAAAACATTGAGTTAAAGTTGAAAAACTTTAGGTCTGGTCAGCAAATGTCAGTTGTATACATTATGGCTAATGCCTGCACAAGTAGGGATTATGAAAACAATGCTGTTGGAGTGTGCTTTGTGGGTCAAGATATTACATCTGAGAAAGTTGTTAGGGAAAAATTCATCCGCTTGCAAGGTGATTATAAGGCTATCATACAAAGTCTGAATCCATTGATTCCGCCCATATTTGCTTCTGATGAGAATGCCTGCTGCTGTGAATGGAATCCAGCCATGGAAAAGCTAACCGGTTGGCCGAGAGATGAAGTTATGGGTAAAATGCTCCCTGGGGAAATCTTTGATGGTTTCTGTCAGCTAAAAGATCAAGATACACTGactaaatttatgattttattgtaTCGAGGAATTAGTGGTCAAGAAACGGAGAAGTTCccttttggattttttgataGAAATGGAAAATTTGTGGAGGTGTTTTTAACAGCAAACAAGAGGACTGATGCAGGTGGAAATGTAATTGGTTGTTTTTGCTTCTTACAGATTGTTGTGCCTGACCTGCAGCAGGCCTTAGAAGGACGCAGGCCGGAGGATAAAGAATGCTTTTTAAAATCAAAGGAGTTGGCTTACATCCGACAAGAGATGAAAAATCCTCTAAATGGTATTCGCTTTACCCACAGCCTTCTTAAAACTACAGCTGTTTCAGAACATCAGAAGCAATTTCTTGACACTAGTGACGCATGTGAAAGACAGATCATGACACTCATCGACGACATTGATTTCAGAAGTGTAGAGGAAGG TAGCTTGCAGTTAAACATGGAAGACTTTCTCTTGGGAAATGTTTTGGATGCCATTGTTAGTCAAGTTATGATATTGCTCAGAGAAAGAAACTTACAACTTTTTCATGAGATTCCAGAAGAAATCAAAACACTATTTCTATATGGTGATCAAATTAGGCTTCAACTGGTCCTGTCAGATTTCCTGCTTAATGTGGTGCATCATGCACCTTCTCAAGAGGGCTGGGTGGAAATCAAAATATCACCTGGTCTGAAGGTTATACAAGATGGCAATGAATTTATCCGTTTACAATTCAG AATGACTCACCCTGGTCAAGGCCTTCCTTCTGCTCTTATCCAAGATATGTTTGAGGGAGGCAACCAGTGCTCAACACAGGAAGGCTTAGCGCTCAACCTGTCTCGAAAACTTCTCAACGGGATGAATGGTCAGGTTCGCTATGTTAGAGAGCATAGTCATTGTTATTTCCTCATTGACCTGGAACttaaaacaagtaaagaaaggCAAAAGAGACTCACGGACAGCTAA
- the LOC142636601 gene encoding phytochrome E isoform X1, whose translation MGPGSGEKGTATFSSSAASNIMKPNINNNKDKRDKAIAHYNADAGLLAEFEQSGVSGKSFNYSRSVLHGPQSVPEQQITAYLTKIQRGGNIQPFGCMLAIEEPTFRIISYSENCFQLLGLTLDTQFESKQLKGLIGTDARTLFTPSSGASLTKAASSREISLLNPVWVYSRSTQKPFYAILHRIDVGIVIDLEPAQSGDPVLSLAGAVQSQKLAVRAISRLQSLPGGDIGVLCDTVVEDVQKLTGYDRVMAYKFHDDDHGEVVSEIRRSDLDSYLGLHYPATDIPQAARFLFKQNRVRMICDCHAKSVRIIQSEELKQPLCLVNSTLRSPHECHTQFMDNMGSIASLVMAIIINGNDSSKLWGLVVCHHTSARYVPFPLRYACEFLMQAFGLQLYMELQLASQLAEKKILRTQTLLCDMLLRDAPFSIVTQSPSIMDLVKCDGAALYYGRKCWLLGVTPTESQVKDIAEWLLTNHGDSTGLSTDSLADAGYPGAASLGDEVCGMATARITSKDFLFWFRSHTAKEVKWGGAKHHPEEKDDCRKMNPRLSFNAFLEVVKSRSLPWEVSEINAIHSLQLIMRDSFQDMEDSDSKALKFIQQNDAEMQGIDELSSVACEMVRLIETATAPIFGVDSAGLINGWNLKIAEMTGLQTSDAIGKSLANEVVYEDSCRMVENLLSRALQGEEDKNIELKLKNFRSGQQMSVVYIMANACTSRDYENNAVGVCFVGQDITSEKVVREKFIRLQGDYKAIIQSLNPLIPPIFASDENACCCEWNPAMEKLTGWPRDEVMGKMLPGEIFDGFCQLKDQDTLTKFMILLYRGISGQETEKFPFGFFDRNGKFVEVFLTANKRTDAGGNVIGCFCFLQIVVPDLQQALEGRRPEDKECFLKSKELAYIRQEMKNPLNGIRFTHSLLKTTAVSEHQKQFLDTSDACERQIMTLIDDIDFRSVEEGSSLQLNMEDFLLGNVLDAIVSQVMILLRERNLQLFHEIPEEIKTLFLYGDQIRLQLVLSDFLLNVVHHAPSQEGWVEIKISPGLKVIQDGNEFIRLQFRMTHPGQGLPSALIQDMFEGGNQCSTQEGLALNLSRKLLNGMNGQVRYVREHSHCYFLIDLELKTSKERQKRLTDS comes from the exons atgggtCCAGGAAGTGGAGAAAAAGGCACAGCAACCTTTTCATCTTCAGCTGCAAGCAACATCATGAAGCcaaacattaacaacaacaaggATAAAAGAGACAAAGCAATTGCTCATTACAATGCTGATGCTGGGCTGTTGGCTGAGTTTGAGCAGTCTGGTGTGTCTGGTAAGTCCTTCAACTACTCAAGATCAGTATTGCATGGTCCACAATCTGTGCCTGAACAACAAATAACTGCTTATCTCACAAAAATCCAAAGGGGTGGTAATATTCAGCCCTTTGGTTGTATGCTTGCAATTGAAGAACCCACTTTTAGAATTATCAGTTATAGTGAGAACTGCTTTCAGTTGTTGGGTTTAACTTTAGACACTCAATTTGAGTCAAAACAGTTAAAGGGTCTGATTGGAACCGATGCTAGAACCTTGTTTACGCCTTCTTCTGGAGCTTCTCTGACGAAAGCTGCCTCTTCTAGGGAGATTTCTCTGTTAAACCCGGTTTGGGTTTACTCCAGGAGTACCCAGAAGCCATTTTATGCTATATTGCATAGAATTGATGTGGGGATTGTGATTGACTTGGAGCCTGCACAGTCTGGTGATCCTGTATTGTCCCTTGCAGGGGCAGTGCAGTCACAGAAACTGGCGGTTCGGGCGATTTCTAGGCTGCAGTCACTCCCTGGGGGAGATATTGGTGTGTTATGTGATACAGTTGTGGAGGATGTTCAAAAGCTCACTGGGTATGACAGGGTTATGGCTTATAAGTTCCATGATGATGATCATGGTGAAGTTGTGTCTGAAATCAGAAGGTCGGATTTAGATTCCTACTTGGGTTTACATTATCCTGCTACGGATATCCCTCAAGCTGCCCGCTTCTTATTCAAGCAGAATCGAGTAAGGATGATTTGTGATTGCCATGCAAAATCTGTAAGGATCATTCAGAGTGAAGAACTAAAGCAGCCTCTTTGCTTGGTCAATTCAACTCTTCGTTCCCCACATGAATGCCACACGCAATTTATGGATAATATGGGCTCTATTGCCTCATTGGTAATGGCAATTATCATCAATGGTAATGATTCATCGAAGCTTTGGGGATTGGTAGTGTGCCACCACACCTCCGCCCGCTATGTCCCTTTCCCCCTTCGGTATGCTTGTGAGTTCCTTATGCAGGCATTTGGGCTTCAGCTATACATGGAGCTTCAACTGGCATCACAATTGGCAGAGAAGAAAATTCTCCGAACACAAACCTTACTATGTGACATGCTCCTCCGGGATGCTCCATTTAGTATTGTGACACAATCTCCTAGTATCATGGATCTTGTTAAGTGTGATGGGGCTGCATTGTACTATGGCAGGAAATGTTGGTTATTGGGTGTTACTCCAACTGAATCACAGGTGAAAGATATTGCAGAGTGGCTGCTCACTAATCATGGGGATTCTACCGGGTTGAGCACAGATAGTTTGGCCGATGCTGGTTACCCAGGTGCTGCTTCACTGGGTGATGAAGTTTGTGGCATGGCTACTGCAAGAATCACTTCAAAGGATTTCTTGTTCTGGTTCAGGTCTCACACTGCAAAGGAAGTAAAATGGGGAGGAGCCAAGCATCATCCAGAGGAAAAAGATGATTGCAGAAAAATGAACCCAAGATTATCGTTTAATGCTTTTCTTGAAGTAGTAAAAAGTAGAAGCTTGCCTTGGGAGGTTTCAGAAATTAATGCAATTCATTCTTTGCAGCTTATTATGAGAGACTCATTTCAGGATATGGAGGACAGCGATTCTAAGGCATTGAAGTTCATTCAGCAGAATGATGCTGAGATGCAGGGGATAGATGAACTCAGTTCAGTGGCATGTGAAATGGTCAGATTGATTGAAACAGCAACAGCTCCAATTTTTGGGGTTGATTCAGCCGGTCTCATTAATGGATGGAATCTAAAAATTGCTGAAATGACAGGATTACAAACTAGTGATGCTATAGGGAAGTCCCTGGCCAATGAAGTGGTTTATGAGGACTCATGCAGAATGGTTGAAAATCTTCTATCCAGAGCTTTGCAAG GTGAGGAGGACAAAAACATTGAGTTAAAGTTGAAAAACTTTAGGTCTGGTCAGCAAATGTCAGTTGTATACATTATGGCTAATGCCTGCACAAGTAGGGATTATGAAAACAATGCTGTTGGAGTGTGCTTTGTGGGTCAAGATATTACATCTGAGAAAGTTGTTAGGGAAAAATTCATCCGCTTGCAAGGTGATTATAAGGCTATCATACAAAGTCTGAATCCATTGATTCCGCCCATATTTGCTTCTGATGAGAATGCCTGCTGCTGTGAATGGAATCCAGCCATGGAAAAGCTAACCGGTTGGCCGAGAGATGAAGTTATGGGTAAAATGCTCCCTGGGGAAATCTTTGATGGTTTCTGTCAGCTAAAAGATCAAGATACACTGactaaatttatgattttattgtaTCGAGGAATTAGTGGTCAAGAAACGGAGAAGTTCccttttggattttttgataGAAATGGAAAATTTGTGGAGGTGTTTTTAACAGCAAACAAGAGGACTGATGCAGGTGGAAATGTAATTGGTTGTTTTTGCTTCTTACAGATTGTTGTGCCTGACCTGCAGCAGGCCTTAGAAGGACGCAGGCCGGAGGATAAAGAATGCTTTTTAAAATCAAAGGAGTTGGCTTACATCCGACAAGAGATGAAAAATCCTCTAAATGGTATTCGCTTTACCCACAGCCTTCTTAAAACTACAGCTGTTTCAGAACATCAGAAGCAATTTCTTGACACTAGTGACGCATGTGAAAGACAGATCATGACACTCATCGACGACATTGATTTCAGAAGTGTAGAGGAAGG CAGTAGCTTGCAGTTAAACATGGAAGACTTTCTCTTGGGAAATGTTTTGGATGCCATTGTTAGTCAAGTTATGATATTGCTCAGAGAAAGAAACTTACAACTTTTTCATGAGATTCCAGAAGAAATCAAAACACTATTTCTATATGGTGATCAAATTAGGCTTCAACTGGTCCTGTCAGATTTCCTGCTTAATGTGGTGCATCATGCACCTTCTCAAGAGGGCTGGGTGGAAATCAAAATATCACCTGGTCTGAAGGTTATACAAGATGGCAATGAATTTATCCGTTTACAATTCAG AATGACTCACCCTGGTCAAGGCCTTCCTTCTGCTCTTATCCAAGATATGTTTGAGGGAGGCAACCAGTGCTCAACACAGGAAGGCTTAGCGCTCAACCTGTCTCGAAAACTTCTCAACGGGATGAATGGTCAGGTTCGCTATGTTAGAGAGCATAGTCATTGTTATTTCCTCATTGACCTGGAACttaaaacaagtaaagaaaggCAAAAGAGACTCACGGACAGCTAA